A segment of the Mytilus trossulus isolate FHL-02 chromosome 12, PNRI_Mtr1.1.1.hap1, whole genome shotgun sequence genome:
CTACATGAGAATTTGTTAACGTAAGCAGTTCATAGTCTATGCAATTGTCATTTAGGTATTCATTAGACATTCCTGCAGAAAAATGGAATAACAAACTGTTtgaattttttcaatttagtaAAATGAGTTTATTTTAAGAATTATCTTTATGTCTTTATACCAATGGAAACTATAGACAATTACTGTGTGTTCAAATTAATGTCAGATAAGGTGTTATCCGTGTTGATACTGATTTTTACAGTAGTATACATATTTCAAAAGAGATATTGTAACTGGCATTGTTATCTGTGTAAATATATTTCCGGCAATTTCttaaatcataataaaacatattaaacagATTGTAAACGGTCAATGAGTTTGATTAAATAATGATCTTTGTATGCAAGATTAGATTTTTGAACGTGGGTCTAAATATCGGCCATTTAATTATGCATGTTGCTTTATCTTATCTCTATTTCtatggttttattttgtatattgacAATTAACATGAAGGTACAGTATGAAAACAATTGCGTTATGAGAACAGACAGAATTGAATTGTCATAAAAACATCGGAAATTGCGCTCATAAGAAATTGATCTACACGTTCTTGTCTGCGATCTTTTTCGAGAACTTTAGAAGCATTATTCTTAAATTTGATGCAAagatttatatcattatttatcaaagttgaTGTTCCTTTCTTCAAATTGTTCTACATATTTTTGGTGGTCATAATAATACATATTTTCTATCTTCAATAATACTAAATGAGTTGCttatttttaagaatttaatattGCTTTGCCTGacgttaaaatatttaaatcatacaCTGTATCTTATATTTGCAGTGATACATACCTAAGTAAAGATGCGAATGCGGATTTTGTGCCTTGTCCTTGACCATTGAATTGGGATTGACTTTAAATTGAGCATTCATTTCAATAATAGCAACATCAATACCTGGCTTAGTATCCGAACCGGTTTCAAAATCACATCGCAAGGTATTCCCACATTCAATCCTTAATCCATTTCCATCTCGTATAAATACACGAAGATCCTTTTTATggatttgattgaattttcttGATATCATGCTTTGTTCGTCCAGCATAACGTGAGCGCAAGTGATGAAGCAGTTTCTGTTATAGTAAAGCAGAACGCCACCAAGAGTACCGCTCATTACAGTACTTTCAATATGATCACCGACCATTAAATTAGCAAGTGTCACATTTCCTTCAATCACGTCAGTTGAAACTATCGTACCATCGGCAGCTTTTACCGAATCTGGAAAGTGCCTTTCTCCAATTGGTACGAAGCCTTTCGCTCTGCATGTGATAGTTGCACATTTTTCTACGGAAAACTTATATCTGGTAGAATTGAAATGCTTTGACCTTAGGAATGAAGGAACAATCGAAACCATATTTGAATGGTTAATAAAACATTGATTCGCAAACGCCAATGGAACTCCATGGGACAAAGAAACAGAACACGACCTATAAAGTAACGACTTTTTTTGTTCTTGACTGATAAGCATCCCCTCCGTTGGTAAATCTCGAGCatattgttgaaatattttaaaatctttatagTTGATAGGCAATGTAGAAATATAATTGCCTACTTCCACCACAATATAAAGATCGTTAGAACAGAAAAATTCTGTACAGGTTTTGTTTTCACAAGCGCATTTAAAAGCCGGATATACATTTTTGAATAGCTGTCTTTCATCttgattataataaaacattcgAGTAATTTGCCTGGCTATAGCTTTAGCCGTGTCTGCATGTTTAGCTTTGTCAGGACCATTGCGTGCATTGATAGATAAATGTATTGATGTTTTAACAGCTTCCATTAAACAAAGTTTCAGATATAATGATTGATGGCACTTCAAAAGAAACCTACAACACAGACTATATCCATTTCTTACACAACGGTTAAAGATTTTTACGGAGTTTTCAGACAACGTTCCGTTCTTCATAATTTTGATTGTCCCATCGAGTTCCTCTTTCTCATTTACAGTTTTACAACCACCTTTGTCTCCTGAAAGCATACAAAACCAGCAGATAATGATTTATTATACTTATTTCACAGAAAATCATATACAACGAACATGGTATACTCATTAGTTATTATACGAGTTATGTATTCAAGGAAGTTGCTATTTTCttagaataataaattaaaatatatcgTTTTTTCATGTGTTCGTTGATTATGATAAATTTGTatggaaaataaattttgaaatgcagTCTTAGTTTGTTTACCAGACAGAAATTTAGTTTTTGGTTAACCTTGATCTCAAAACATGATTGATTATTATACTTATTTGACTATAGGTGTAttaccaccattgatttccccctattagtctttgttaaatttgcacttttcaaaaaaatgtgcagaatttatctttgtttcaaataaagaaatacttggcatgagtaaagttttatcctgtcaagttctatagaaaaagtttcacataacatttcattgcatataagaaaataaccattaTTGGAAGTTAATCAATCAAATtgctccccttattctatctgtgtacaaggtttagtcaccatgtaacctcaacattacaaaattttctatagaaatcacatataaaaaataatggtgttttgaaataaccAAGActtatgtttatgacacagaaatagttttactgcaataaaatgtaggattaataaccaacaacggtcaaattcaagggaatatttttttagacctactttcgtatgcaaccggatttgacgtaccatgatttggtggtattacacctaaagaagACCTTTTTGTTCAATAGACtgaatgtgactttttacctttgtaatactggttatttcaagcttttctgtcaagttttgtcataatcagttcaatagtttgagaaaaatctagTATATTGAAAGACGACATCTGCAGCGATTCGAGCTaaatttcttcgacaaatccaaaCCAAGCCGCATCAAGATAGAATAGAGTGTGGACCAATAAATGACCAAATATCTATCTTATCTGCCTACAAACAGTTGAAAATGATACACAAGATGATTTTAGGAAGATAAAATACCACTTATAAACCTCTTTATCTTCTTTATAAGGTCTCTTTGGGTCAATTTTTACCTctcatttcttcaaaatttcaactattcaggccaataaataaaaatattggggTAACTTTCACTCATTTATGGTCGAAATGTTATAAGAAATGAGTAATTGAAGCATTTTAGCAGAATGAACAATCCATATAAAAGTGTACTGTCTCCATGGAGGTTTCAATAAGTCCTtacgtaaaaataaaatttacgcCGTGTTCCAAAGAGGGACATAAAAGGCTTCTCTTTTAGTGAATAACTTGTCgtttcaacattaaaaataatttcatctacTTATAACTATATACTTATTTAAGTATTACCTAGGAAAATGTTATATCATAGCAAAATATAAGGAATAAGGAGAAAAAGCCCAACCCCTtccaaaaagataaatatatgcACATAGTATGGCTTGTTCTGTCAACTGAATACTCATAGTACAGTCCTATgtcaagacaattttctcataaaatggGTTTTGGAGACTCAATCCActcagaatatttattttttttgtattatttcacttaaatagcaagaaattttaacacatgagaTTACTCACAAGGCCATAGGTGCATGTACAGCTTCCCATATTAGGTGTattaccaccattgattttcccctattagtctgttaaatttgttcttttcaaaaaattgtgcagaatttttctttgtttcaaataaagaaatacttggcatgagtaaagtttaatcctgtccagttctatagaaaaagtttcacataacctttcattgcatataagaaaataaccatcattggaagttaaccaatcaaatttctcccctcattctatctgtgt
Coding sequences within it:
- the LOC134693387 gene encoding uncharacterized protein LOC134693387 yields the protein MVSIVPSFLRSKHFNSTRYKFSVEKCATITCRAKGFVPIGERHFPDSVKAADGTIVSTDVIEGNVTLANLMVGDHIESTVMSGTLGGVLLYYNRNCFITCAHVMLDEQSMISRKFNQIHKKDLRVFIRDGNGLRIECGNTLRCDFETGSDTKPGIDVAIIEMNAQFKVNPNSMVKDKAQNPHSHLYLGMSNEYLNDNCIDYELLTLTNSHVEIMAFGQQTTIDKCKTVCQPEEVIEVELKSMGHATAVANGNTTFPVMIAQPAHFQMPQGRFPATTTFRMYNQLCLNVPLVSGDSGTCIYLRNCPYASANVKCNLSGSNGKCPHSGCLGMAIAFSNGMSIVTPLKKIFDYIL